AcaacctcctcctccaaccaaaccctctgagccggtGCCATCACCACAACCACCACCaataccaccacctcctcctcaaaTTAAACCCTCAGAgccgccaccaccaccacaaccaccaccaccaccacctccacctccaccaccaccaccaccacctccacctcAACCTCCAACTCCACCTCCAACCAAACCATCTGAGCTTCTGCcataaccaccaccaccaccaccacctcctccaaccaaaccctctgagccgccgccatcaccatcaccaccaccacctcctccaaccaaaTCCTCTGAGCCGCTGCTATCATCacctccaccaccacctcctcctccaaccaaaccctctgagcccccaccaccaccaccaacaccaacaccaccaccacctccttctCCAACCAAACCGTCTGAGCCGCCGCcatccccaccaccaccacctcctcctccatctAAACCCGCTGAGCCAccaccacctccacctccacctctacctccacctcctcctccacctcctcctcctcctccaaccaaaccctctgagcctcTACCATCTCCAccaccacctcttcctcctcctccaacccGCCGCCATCACCGCCATCAccgccaccaccacctcctcctccaaccaaaccctctgagctcccaccgtcaccaccaccaccacctcctcctcctcctccaaccaaaccctcttaGCTGCCGCCATCACcgtcaccaccacctcctcctcaaaccaaaccctctgagccgccgcCATCACCGCCACCACcgcctcctcctccaaccaaaacctctgagccgccgccatcatcgtcaccaccaccaccatcaccacctcctcctcctcctccaaccaatcaCTCTGAGCCGGCGCCATCACCACCAACCACcatctcctcctccaaccaaaccctctgagcttccaccaccacctcctcctccaaccaaaccctctgagttgctgccatcaccaccaccaccaccaccaccaccgccatcaccacctcctcctccaaccaaaccatctgagctgccgccatcaccaccaccaccacctcctcctcctccaaccaaaccctcttaGCCGCCACCATCAccgccaccaccacctcctcctcaaaccaaaccctctgagccgccgccatcaccatcaccacctccaccaccaccaccaccaaccaaACCCTCTGGTctgccgccatcaccaccaccacctcctcctcctcctccaaccaaaccctctgagccgccgcCATCACCGCCACCACCGCCactaccacctcctcctccaatcaaaccctctgagccgccgccatcaccatcaccacctccaccaccaccaccaccaccaccaccaccaacaaccaaaccctctgagctgccgccatcaccaccaccacctcctcctcctcctccaaccaaaccctctgagccgccgccatcatcgtcaccaccaccaccatcaccacctcctcctcctcctccaaccaatcactctgagccgccgccatcatcaccaccaccatctcctcctccaaccaaaccctctgagtagctgccatcaccaccaccaccacctcccccTCCAACTAAACCCTCTGAGCCCCCGgcatcaccaccaccacctcctcctcctccaaccaaaccctctgagctgctgccatcaccactaccaccaccaccaccaccacctcctactcttccaaccaaaccctctgagccgctgccatcaccaccaccaccacctcctcttcctcctcctcctcctcctcttcctcctccaaccAATCCCTCTGAGCCGCCAccttcaccaccaccaccatctcctcctccaaccaaaccctctgagcttctgccatcaccaccaccaccacctcctcctccaaccaaaccctctgaggtgccactaccaccaccacctcctcctcctccaaccaaaccctctgagccgccgccattaccaccaccaccatcaccaccaccatcaccacctccttctccaaccaaaccctctgagccaccgccattaccaccaccaccaccaccaccatcacctcctcctccaaccaagccctctgagccgccgccatcaccacctcctcctccaaccactgAACCACGGGGTCTCCTGAATGTGGAACCTTGCAACCCCTCCTCCAGCAACCCCAGTGAAGCTTGGTAATCAGGTGACGTAGACAATCCTCCTCCCCTTGTACCAGAATCTCatgataacatattttaaaaactaaTAAAAGTTAATGTACTGTGTTGAATAATTACTGTCAtgcaaatttaatgaaaaaaataagtaaattttaatTTAACTAGAATGACAGTATGTAACATCTAAGCTCTTTTAAATTTGCATTGTTATCATATCTTTTGCATATGTACTGTAGTGTCAGTAAGGACTTAATGTTTATTACTGTTTCATTATTAGTTCTgtactatattaattttttttttacagcagttaaCAGCGGTGATAACTTGTCTACGTAGATGTGTCAGGCTGTATATTTACGTCCCATCACCGTCCATTTCATTGTTCGACCATTTGTAACTGCACGACATGTATCTCTCCATCTTGCCAAATGTGCCCCATTGTGGAATATTTTTCCAGTAAGTTATAGTATAatatctaaactttttttttaatgctactGTATTACTCTATTTATACTAACAGTATTGATGTAAGTACGTATTGTTCATGTACAGCACTGGAAGTGtttttgtaaaatatatgtataactaATTACTGtagttttttacatttatttttactcCTTATACAGTGCAGTGTTCAGTGTTATTGCAAGTATCGACACAACTACCAAACAGTTGATGCCATAAGATTTGCATCTTTCAATAAGAGATAACTTGACCACGTAGAAGTATCAGGAAGTGCAGTTACGTTCCTTCATCGTTCATGTCATCGTTCGTCCATTTGTAACTGCATGGCTTATCCTTCTTCAGTTCGCCAACTATGTCTATGTAGAATATTTTCCGGTAAGTTATATCATATCAAAAAATTTTATATACTACTGTATTACGCTGTGTATATTAACTGTATTCATATAAGTACGTATTGTACATGTACAGCATGTTACCTATATTAAAAGTATTTACGGTATAAAAGTAATGAACACAGCCACCAGCCAGTCTATgccttaagaacagtatcattcaTCACGAGATGTTACTGTGTATAACTTTGTACGAAAATGGTTGGTTGTGTCCCtgttactttttcttttatatatgtcaTTGTTTATAAATATTGTGTACGGTATGTATACAAAATTAGCACCGTCCTTAACAGTACAGTGGATACAGTATTGTGTATTCTTCTTTTGTATAGAGTTGTAGGGTTGTGAGTTTACTTTAGTGATAGTACTGTGCatacattacagtaatatacactacagtatcagcaagtgttattaGATAAAAAAACGACAGTGTTTCGTTGATTTAAGTGTGGCGGTGTCGTATAGAGTACTGTACACACAATACACTAGTTTTACGGTGAGTGAAGTGTTTTTATTCTATAATAACactaatatattataaaattaaccTTGAATAGCGATATGAACTATAATACTATTATAGAGGCGTGAAAACAATATAGCATAGTACAGCGAGTTACCAAGTGTGTTAGTTGATCGCATGCAGCAATGATTTGGAGGCTGGTAAGTTATAAGTTGACCCACACTAGAGAACCAAATTTTCGCGAAATCTTTATCTTCCCATATTCTCAATCTCACGGGTGTCTTATTACTTAATCCCTGCAAATAATGAAGGCCTACAACACCTTACAATAATGATCCAATCCCTTCAGCAATAAGTAATATAGCTATCCTGCAACATGCAATAGCTGTGATATACCAATCTACAGAGAACAATGGTGCTGATGTACCAACTCTACACCTCTCTTCCATGTACCTTCTGCAATTTATCATGATGACAATGTACATACTGAAAAGCACAATTATAGCTATGTACCCACACTGCCTTgtgcaacaacagcaacagccacTCAAAAAATGTTCAACGACTGTAATATATACACACTGGAATGCATAATGACTGAATGTACCAAGTCTGCATTGAAGGAGGTGTAATGGAAAATGACTGCAATTTATGCACTTTGACTTGTGAGCAATAAATCAACATTGAAGTTTGCAACGATGTTAAGATATCCCCTCGGTGATGTTAAATGATAGTGCTTAACCCCTGTAACTTGGGTAATGTACCCAGTCTGCTATGTGCAAAAAGTGAAATGTATGAATAGTGCAatgaatatatttttctgtactctTATATTAGGAATTTTGTCTTATCTTGTCGCAGGGTTATTCCAAAGACATCTATGAGAACCGGTATCTTTTGGGCATGAATGCTAAGCAAAATATgacaaattatatatgaaaatagacaATTCAATGGCAAAATAGAATACATGCAATTCCATAACCACAGACTTAAAAGAGGGTGTGGTATGATTAAACGACAGTTCTGACCAAATTTGCCTGGTAGGTCTTCGCCGGACCCCAAAAAGAATTCTAGAGCAATATTGGATTAACCATTATGTTCTTATGTAATTATTCATAAATAGTGTCCACTTTGACTTCCTTAGCTTGTGCTACTAACGTAGCCTTGTGGTTTCTTTGTACATTGTCGTTTTTATTAAGATTCTTAACCTTGAGCCTCGACACCTATTTCAATGGCAGTTACATAGCTTTCCTTGAACTATGTTGCACATCCGCTGTACAACATTGTTAATAGGCAAAATCAAGTTTCTCAAATGGTTGAATAAAATCTACCATGAAGATGTTGAAGGTAGTATAATCAGGTCTCTAAATAACCTGCTTAATGAAGCCATTGGTTACTTTTTTTCTGTGAAGCAGTATTTAACTCTTATAATGTATAACAGTTTGGGTTCATTCTTGTCAGGATTAGTATATAGTTTTATTGGCATACATTTAAGTTTTAATGTAGTCAACCTCTTAATCATATACTTTTATATAGTGAGTACTTTggtttttgtttaaattttggtaattttattgtGGTTTGTTCTTACACAAAATAGAAATGTAATTTTAAAGTAAGGTTACTGTTCTGTAAAAGTTGAGATAATCCCTTCTTTAATCTCTTTTGCATGgctaaggaaaatacaaattactttgaaactgATATTTTTACCAGTCTAATATTGTAAATTTTGTATCGGATCCTTTTCAGCAtgatgattttcatttttttttttaaatcttatctcTCTGTTTCCCATTCCGCATTGCGTTATTTGCCTTTTTTTCTAAACCAGCATCAAGCCTG
The window above is part of the Palaemon carinicauda isolate YSFRI2023 chromosome 11, ASM3689809v2, whole genome shotgun sequence genome. Proteins encoded here:
- the LOC137649232 gene encoding uncharacterized protein, with the protein product MYKETTRLRGGGGGGGGGRGGGGGGGGSAGLDGGGGGGGGDGGGSDGLVGEGGGGGVGVGGGGGGSEGLVGGGGGGGGDDSSGSEDLVGGGGGGDGDGGGSEGLVGGGGGGGGGYGRSSDGLVGGGVGG